From the genome of Ornithobacterium rhinotracheale, one region includes:
- a CDS encoding IS982 family transposase, protein MINYHKITDIFCIVDDFCNDFEKFTQPFLLGKPPKKKPKMSNAEVITIMILFHLSGFRTFKHFYIYYVQKHMQQEFPQTVSYNRFTELMQSNIMALTMFAKTCALGSCTGISFVDSTPIRVCGNKRIKRNKVFKDLATTGKSTMGWFHGFKLHLVINDKGEILSFCVTQANVDDREPLKNEGFLKQIFGKLFGDKGYISEKLNQLLFVDGIQLITNIRNNMKNSLMTMSDKILLRKRSIIETVNDELKNICQIEHSRHRSIGNFMTNLVAGIIAYHFLPKKPSLKYESLKTNQLAVFY, encoded by the coding sequence ATGATTAATTACCACAAAATTACGGATATTTTTTGTATTGTTGATGACTTTTGTAATGATTTTGAAAAATTCACTCAACCTTTTCTTCTCGGAAAGCCTCCCAAAAAGAAACCCAAAATGAGTAACGCTGAAGTAATCACCATAATGATTCTTTTTCATCTAAGTGGCTTTAGAACTTTTAAGCATTTTTACATTTACTATGTTCAAAAGCATATGCAACAGGAATTTCCTCAAACGGTCTCTTATAACCGATTCACAGAACTTATGCAATCCAATATCATGGCTCTTACCATGTTTGCAAAAACCTGTGCTTTAGGAAGTTGTACAGGGATTTCTTTTGTGGATAGTACGCCAATAAGAGTATGTGGAAACAAAAGAATTAAACGCAACAAAGTATTCAAAGACCTAGCTACAACGGGGAAATCTACTATGGGTTGGTTTCATGGATTTAAACTCCATTTGGTCATTAATGATAAAGGCGAGATATTGAGTTTTTGCGTAACGCAGGCGAATGTAGACGATAGAGAACCACTGAAAAATGAAGGCTTTTTGAAGCAAATTTTTGGTAAACTGTTTGGGGACAAAGGTTACATCTCTGAAAAGTTGAATCAATTACTCTTTGTGGATGGTATTCAACTGATTACCAACATCCGAAACAACATGAAAAACTCTCTTATGACTATGTCTGACAAAATTTTGCTTAGAAAGCGCTCCATCATAGAGACAGTGAATGACGAGCTAAAAAACATTTGCCAAATTGAGCACTCCAGGCATCGTTCAATAGGAAATTTTATGACCAACTTAGTGGCAGGGATTATTGCCTATCACTTTCTTCCTAAAAAACCATCATTAAAATATGAATCTCTGAAAACTAATCAATTAGCTGTGTTTTATTAA